One window of Thermus islandicus DSM 21543 genomic DNA carries:
- a CDS encoding gamma-glutamyl-gamma-aminobutyrate hydrolase family protein — protein MRLIGIATQRRSAEGGLFLGLVGAYMEALAAQGLAYVLVPPQGEAALERLLRHLDGILLPGGGDVDPGLYGEEPLPELGEVDPERDGLEVFLARYAAEKGLPLLGVCRGVQVLNVALGGSLHQDLGRAGFALQHYQKSPPAWGALAHRVELTGESPLTALFPPSFRVNSYHHQGVKALGRGLRPAAFSPDGLVEAVFLGGHPLYLGVQWHPELLRAHWPLFGLLRRA, from the coding sequence ATGCGCCTTATCGGCATCGCCACCCAGCGGCGAAGTGCCGAGGGTGGGCTTTTCTTGGGTCTTGTGGGGGCCTATATGGAGGCCCTGGCGGCCCAGGGTCTGGCCTACGTCCTGGTGCCGCCTCAAGGTGAGGCGGCATTGGAGCGGCTCCTGCGGCACCTGGACGGGATCCTCCTCCCGGGGGGAGGGGACGTGGACCCTGGGCTCTATGGGGAGGAGCCCCTTCCGGAGCTTGGGGAGGTGGATCCTGAGCGGGACGGCCTCGAGGTCTTCCTAGCCCGCTACGCTGCGGAGAAGGGGCTTCCTCTCCTTGGGGTGTGCCGGGGGGTCCAGGTGTTGAACGTGGCCCTGGGGGGGAGCCTCCACCAGGACCTGGGCCGGGCGGGTTTTGCCCTGCAGCACTACCAGAAAAGCCCTCCCGCCTGGGGGGCCTTGGCCCACCGGGTGGAGCTTACGGGGGAGAGCCCCCTCACCGCCCTCTTCCCGCCCTCCTTCCGGGTGAACTCCTACCACCACCAGGGGGTGAAGGCCTTGGGGAGGGGTCTGAGGCCTGCGGCCTTCTCCCCGGACGGTCTGGTGGAGGCGGTCTTCCTAGGGGGCCACCCCCTTTACCTGGGGGTGCAGTGGCACCCGGAGCTCCTGCGGGCGCACTGGCCCCTTTTCGGGCTCCTCCGCCGGGCCTAG